Proteins found in one Aneurinibacillus uraniidurans genomic segment:
- a CDS encoding ABC transporter substrate-binding protein yields MKANRWIVWMMLAMLLLVTACGQGSQSVEHTDKKAERSSQTSDGFPVTLQDKSGTDVKIAKKPTRIVSIIPNTTEIAFAIGAGNEIVGVSNYDNYPAGVAKKQKVGDLKVNREKVVALNPDLVLADSSNGEAINTLRKAGLTVLVTEAKNIDEVYKSIGLVGQATGHTGEADKLVHNMQADVRAVQEKVKTIPDEKKPKVWVEVDPSLFTAGKGTFIDDMITLAGGKNIASDVAGWKQLSEEKVLERNPDIILNTYGYYDKEATAKILNRPTWQHVKAVQAKRVQALDSDIVIRPGPRITQGLQEVARALHPDLFR; encoded by the coding sequence ATGAAGGCAAATCGATGGATTGTATGGATGATGCTTGCGATGCTGCTGCTTGTCACTGCGTGTGGACAAGGCTCTCAATCAGTAGAGCATACAGATAAAAAAGCAGAGAGATCTTCGCAAACATCAGATGGATTCCCGGTAACATTACAAGATAAAAGCGGCACAGACGTGAAAATCGCCAAAAAACCGACACGAATCGTTTCGATTATTCCGAACACGACGGAGATTGCGTTTGCGATTGGCGCAGGCAATGAGATTGTCGGAGTATCTAATTATGATAACTATCCCGCAGGAGTAGCCAAAAAGCAAAAAGTCGGTGATTTAAAAGTAAACAGAGAAAAAGTAGTAGCGCTGAATCCTGATTTGGTACTCGCAGACAGCAGCAATGGTGAAGCTATTAACACATTGCGCAAAGCTGGACTTACTGTACTTGTAACAGAAGCGAAAAACATCGACGAAGTATACAAATCAATCGGGCTAGTCGGTCAGGCGACTGGACATACGGGAGAGGCAGACAAGCTTGTTCATAACATGCAAGCAGATGTCCGAGCCGTCCAGGAAAAAGTAAAGACGATTCCAGATGAGAAGAAACCAAAAGTATGGGTAGAAGTAGATCCATCCCTGTTCACAGCAGGTAAGGGTACATTTATTGATGATATGATAACGCTCGCAGGAGGTAAGAATATCGCATCTGATGTGGCGGGCTGGAAACAGTTATCGGAAGAAAAAGTGCTAGAACGCAATCCAGATATCATTTTAAATACATACGGCTATTATGATAAGGAAGCAACTGCCAAAATTTTAAACCGTCCGACATGGCAGCATGTAAAAGCAGTACAGGCCAAGCGAGTCCAAGCACTTGATTCAGATATCGTAATCCGGCCAGGGCCGCGCATTACACAGGGATTGCAAGAAGTTGCTCGTGCTCTGCATCCGGATTTGTTTAGGTAG
- a CDS encoding FecCD family ABC transporter permease, which translates to MKRDQLGWRRRLAAWLLPLFCLLVVVVIGSVSVGSADLSVGSVWKIIMSRFMFTGSMEPNWTQAAETIVWEIRLPRVVLAVLVGAGLGAAGTAYQGILRNPLADPYILGVSSGASVGAAAFILFGSGWSIVGSWTLPFVAFLCGLATLLVVYRLASINGTIQVETLLLSGVVVQSFLGAGLSLLISLSREKIQDIVYWMMGSLALADWQSVVVIAPYVLGGIAVMWLCTRELNILALGEQKAHHLGMNVQRIRLVLLVTASLAAGATVAVSGVIGFVGLIIPHMMRSIVGSDYRVLLPVSAVAGSILLVMADTIARTILDPQELPIGVITAFLGAPFFAYLLRRRRKNFW; encoded by the coding sequence ATGAAGCGAGATCAACTAGGATGGAGGAGGCGGCTGGCCGCATGGCTGCTTCCTCTTTTTTGTCTGCTTGTTGTAGTGGTGATAGGAAGTGTATCGGTTGGGAGTGCAGACCTGTCTGTCGGTTCAGTATGGAAAATTATCATGTCCCGATTTATGTTTACAGGTTCAATGGAGCCGAATTGGACACAGGCAGCAGAGACGATTGTATGGGAGATTCGGCTGCCACGCGTTGTACTTGCTGTACTTGTCGGAGCCGGACTGGGTGCCGCAGGAACGGCGTATCAGGGGATTCTGCGTAATCCGCTTGCAGATCCGTACATCTTGGGCGTGTCCTCGGGTGCATCAGTGGGAGCGGCGGCATTTATACTGTTTGGAAGCGGTTGGAGTATCGTTGGTTCGTGGACCCTTCCGTTTGTCGCATTTCTCTGTGGTCTTGCCACGTTGTTGGTCGTTTACCGACTGGCCAGCATTAACGGAACGATTCAGGTGGAGACGCTGCTGTTATCCGGCGTAGTCGTGCAGTCGTTTCTCGGTGCAGGGCTATCCTTGCTTATTTCGCTGTCCAGGGAGAAAATACAAGACATCGTGTATTGGATGATGGGGAGCCTGGCACTTGCTGACTGGCAGTCCGTCGTCGTCATTGCCCCGTATGTGCTTGGAGGGATTGCTGTTATGTGGCTGTGCACAAGAGAATTGAATATTTTGGCACTGGGTGAGCAAAAGGCACACCATCTCGGGATGAATGTACAGCGTATCCGCCTGGTATTGCTCGTAACCGCCTCGCTTGCAGCGGGAGCTACTGTTGCGGTGTCGGGAGTGATCGGATTTGTAGGTCTGATTATTCCGCATATGATGCGTTCGATTGTAGGCTCTGACTATCGGGTTTTGCTTCCGGTATCAGCAGTAGCTGGTTCCATTCTTTTGGTGATGGCAGATACGATCGCACGTACCATACTTGACCCGCAGGAATTGCCTATTGGTGTCATCACAGCATTTTTAGGGGCTCCGTTTTTTGCGTATTTGCTGCGCAGACGGCGTAAAAACTTTTGGTAA
- a CDS encoding ABC transporter ATP-binding protein, producing the protein MLRANEISLTLGSRQILDGISLEVKRDEILGVLGPNGCGKSTLVKVLSRLLVPNKGEIHLDGQPLTSYSSKQLARKMAVVSQDGLAPLPLTVAEAVQMGRYPHQRLWKKDAIRDEEVVQQVLIRTELTELAGKPLDRLSGGERQRVAIACAMAQEPEVLLLDEPTTYLDIGYQIGILDLLRRWQQETGGAALLVLHDLNLAAQYCDRLMLMKSGSVVCSGSVEKIMETALLTDVYGVRPLVVPHPNLHVPQVLLERTSCK; encoded by the coding sequence ATGCTGCGTGCGAATGAGATTTCGCTTACGCTTGGAAGCAGGCAGATCCTTGACGGAATTAGTCTGGAGGTAAAAAGGGACGAGATACTTGGTGTACTGGGCCCAAATGGTTGTGGGAAATCTACGCTCGTTAAAGTACTATCCCGCTTGCTTGTACCGAATAAAGGGGAGATTCATCTAGATGGTCAACCTCTGACTTCTTACAGTTCCAAACAGTTAGCGCGCAAGATGGCAGTCGTCAGCCAGGACGGTCTTGCACCGCTACCGTTAACTGTAGCGGAAGCCGTGCAAATGGGGCGGTATCCTCACCAACGACTATGGAAGAAGGATGCCATCCGGGATGAAGAAGTCGTACAGCAGGTGCTCATCCGCACCGAGCTTACAGAACTGGCTGGCAAGCCGCTTGATAGGCTAAGCGGTGGCGAGCGGCAGCGTGTGGCGATTGCCTGTGCAATGGCGCAGGAGCCGGAAGTGTTGCTGCTTGATGAGCCGACGACTTATCTAGATATTGGCTATCAGATTGGGATTCTTGACTTGCTGCGCCGCTGGCAGCAGGAGACCGGTGGGGCGGCACTGTTGGTACTGCATGATCTGAATCTGGCGGCACAATATTGTGATCGATTGATGCTGATGAAGAGCGGAAGCGTGGTATGCAGTGGTTCGGTAGAAAAAATCATGGAGACGGCATTATTGACCGATGTATACGGAGTTCGCCCACTTGTTGTGCCACACCCGAATTTGCACGTTCCACAGGTGCTTCTGGAGCGGACGTCATGCAAATAA
- a CDS encoding arsenate reductase family protein — protein sequence MAEKQIRYYGYNKCGTCRKAKKWLDENEIAYEDIAIVDAPPSKEELRTYWQQSGLELKKFFNTSGQSYRELGLKDKLKDMSEDEMLNLLASDGKLIKRPLIAGAGKVTVGFKEDDMAKQWT from the coding sequence ATGGCTGAAAAACAAATCCGATATTATGGGTATAACAAATGCGGTACGTGCCGCAAAGCGAAAAAATGGCTGGATGAAAATGAAATAGCTTATGAGGACATCGCGATTGTAGACGCGCCGCCATCCAAAGAAGAACTGCGCACGTACTGGCAGCAGAGCGGACTTGAGCTTAAGAAGTTTTTCAACACAAGTGGCCAATCGTACCGTGAACTTGGTCTGAAGGATAAATTGAAAGACATGTCTGAGGATGAAATGCTCAATTTGCTTGCATCCGATGGTAAGCTCATCAAGCGACCGCTTATTGCAGGAGCTGGTAAGGTAACAGTTGGCTTCAAAGAAGATGATATGGCGAAGCAATGGACATAA
- a CDS encoding LL-diaminopimelate aminotransferase, protein MTEQWIQPSSRLAGLNSAIFTEMNRRKRAVEASGTHVIDLGIGSPDHPPAPFIMDALARAAQNPANYGYPTSEGSLRFRTAAAKWYKHRFNVELDPEHEVLSLMGSQDGLAHLAQGFIDPGDVVLVPDPGYPIYFASVSLAGGEIYPLPLKEENGFLPDYTQIPAEICRRAKLMILNYPNNPIAAVADGEFFAKTVAFARENNIIVAHDQAYSELAFDGYRPPSFLETAGAKEIGVEFNSLSKSFNMAGCRVGYIVGNRDVIRPLAVIKSNIDYGIFLAVQEAAIVAMEHDIEHPGDHGNAARYLERRDTLLDGLAAIGWDIPKPKATMFVWARVPEGWTSETFAFTLLEKTGVVVIPGSAFGEQGEGYVRIALVQPPDVLRDVVQRVKESGILSQ, encoded by the coding sequence ATGACAGAACAATGGATTCAACCTTCAAGTCGTTTGGCAGGCTTAAACTCGGCAATTTTTACAGAAATGAATCGGCGCAAGCGTGCGGTGGAAGCATCCGGTACACACGTTATTGATCTCGGCATCGGCAGTCCTGATCATCCACCTGCACCGTTTATTATGGATGCACTTGCACGTGCGGCGCAAAATCCAGCGAATTACGGCTATCCAACATCAGAAGGCTCACTTCGTTTTCGAACGGCAGCTGCGAAATGGTACAAGCATCGCTTTAATGTCGAGCTTGACCCGGAGCATGAAGTGCTGTCGCTAATGGGATCGCAGGATGGATTGGCGCATCTGGCACAGGGCTTTATTGATCCTGGTGACGTTGTGCTCGTACCCGATCCGGGTTATCCGATTTACTTTGCGAGTGTATCGCTTGCTGGTGGAGAGATTTATCCGCTACCGTTAAAAGAAGAGAATGGATTTCTCCCGGATTATACACAGATTCCGGCAGAGATTTGCCGCCGAGCCAAACTGATGATACTCAATTATCCGAATAATCCGATCGCAGCTGTTGCAGACGGTGAGTTTTTTGCGAAGACCGTGGCGTTTGCACGGGAGAACAACATTATCGTTGCACACGACCAGGCGTATTCAGAGCTGGCATTTGACGGGTACCGCCCGCCAAGCTTTCTGGAAACAGCAGGAGCGAAAGAGATCGGTGTTGAATTTAATTCCTTGTCCAAAAGTTTTAATATGGCCGGGTGCCGGGTAGGATATATCGTAGGAAATCGTGATGTCATCCGCCCGCTGGCTGTGATTAAGTCTAATATTGACTACGGTATTTTCCTTGCTGTGCAGGAAGCTGCGATTGTGGCAATGGAGCATGATATTGAGCATCCAGGCGATCATGGCAACGCAGCACGCTATCTGGAACGTCGGGATACGCTTCTGGATGGGCTTGCAGCGATTGGTTGGGATATTCCGAAGCCGAAAGCGACGATGTTCGTCTGGGCTCGTGTGCCTGAAGGCTGGACATCGGAGACATTTGCCTTTACATTACTTGAGAAGACCGGCGTTGTTGTCATTCCAGGGAGTGCGTTCGGTGAGCAGGGAGAAGGGTATGTGCGCATTGCACTTGTCCAACCGCCAGATGTGCTGCGCGATGTTGTCCAGCGAGTGAAGGAGTCCGGTATACTTTCTCAATAG
- a CDS encoding peroxiredoxin → MAERIVGLQAPDFRMDTALGDGENFGEVKLSDYKGKWLVMFFYPLDFTFVCPTEITAMSDAYEQFKELDTEILAVSTDSKFSHRAWINTSRDENGLGKLNFPIAADLTHKVSRDYGVLIEEQGIALRGLFIIDPEGVLKYSVVHHNDVGRSVDETLRVLQAFQSGGLCPANWRPGQANL, encoded by the coding sequence ATGGCAGAACGTATTGTAGGTTTACAGGCTCCTGATTTCCGCATGGACACAGCTCTCGGAGATGGCGAAAACTTCGGTGAAGTGAAGCTGTCCGATTACAAAGGAAAATGGCTGGTTATGTTCTTCTACCCGCTTGATTTCACATTCGTATGCCCGACTGAAATTACAGCAATGAGCGATGCGTATGAGCAGTTCAAAGAGCTCGATACTGAAATTCTTGCTGTATCTACAGACAGCAAATTCTCTCACCGTGCATGGATCAACACATCCCGTGATGAGAATGGTCTTGGCAAGCTGAACTTCCCGATCGCTGCTGACCTTACTCACAAAGTATCCCGTGACTACGGCGTACTGATCGAAGAGCAAGGTATCGCGCTTCGCGGCCTGTTCATCATCGATCCAGAAGGCGTTCTGAAATATTCCGTTGTTCACCACAACGATGTTGGCCGTAGTGTTGACGAAACGCTGCGTGTTCTTCAAGCGTTCCAATCTGGTGGTCTTTGCCCAGCTAACTGGCGTCCAGGCCAAGCTAACCTGTAA